A stretch of DNA from Cotesia glomerata isolate CgM1 unplaced genomic scaffold, MPM_Cglom_v2.3 scaffold_266, whole genome shotgun sequence:
ttagataattttgaCGTCAGAATtgaataattgatgaaatttgattTGATAGAATGATGGTTAAATGTCGAACGatgaatttaatgtaatttattataagtattgcGTATTAACTATGGATTGACTAAAGCCGCGTGGCTGATGCAATCCTTTTCTCAATATGGCGCGCAATAACCGCGTGGcgtcacttattaattttgatttatttaactcactgaataattactaatgaaatttaatgattcgagaatttaattggtaattgaaattaatgaaactaataatatttaatgaaaattttaagtattaaagtaAATGCGTATTATACGTGATAAATCAGAAAACGATTGACACAGAGTAGTCGTACTAGTACAAGCGTCCAAGCACAACTGCTTTTCGCCCGCCACGCGAGCCGGCTTCTTCTCTCCCGCTAACCAGGGCGCGCATGAGCGACAGCCATGGTGTGACACGAATTTACACGAGTTGGAGCGATCAAGCCCTGAAGGCGCAACTCCTcatataaatttctattgaaTGTTTTTTCTATCGGTTAAACATACTCCCCCCGTTGCGAAGGCTGAGCAAGATGGTATGAATAGTGTTTACAATTAGTTACATTACATGATTACAatgtttgatttttataaaattcaagaatTGATTGGTAAAGGACATAGTAGAGTGATATTTCGTTTGTATATCCCTTGAGCCGTTCGGATTGAAGCTACTCTTGTCACATCATCATCTCCTGATGAATGTCGACCACCACTCCCAGCTGCCACCGCATACATGGTTGGTTTTTATCCATCAATAAGACGACTTGATTGATTGAAATTTCTCCCTTGAGAGGAATGCCATTTTTGCCGAATTTGAAGTTCATGGAGGTATTCCAAATACCAACGTCTCCAAAAAGGCTTGTCTAGCCTTGATAATGAATTGCCAAACATTGAGTCTGTTATCTGGAACAtcagaaaaatcattttcaggcAGCATTGTGAGAGGACGTCCTATTAAAATATGAGCAGGCGTCAAGGCAATAGGATCATTAGGATCACTAGATAGAGAACAGAGAGGACGAGAATTTTAGTATAGATTCTATTTGGATGGTTAGAGAATTCAATTCTTCGAAAGTGAGAAGTTGGTCTTTACCACTCGTTTAAAGTGGTGTTTGAAGGATTTTACCGCTGCTTCCCCAAATACCACCAAAATGAGGAGATAGTGGAGGATTGAACGTCCAGATAATGTTTTTGCGTACAGCATATTCGTTAACGGAATTTTTGATGggattttgaattaaataacacATACAATTCTCTCAATTGATTATTTGCCTACAAAGTGGTACCATTGTCCGAATAGACGTGAGTTGGAACTCCTCGTCGACCAATGAAACGACCAAATGCCCCGAGAAAACCTTCTGTTGTTAAATCGCTAGCAATTTCTAAATGTATAGCTTTAGTAGCCATGCAAACAAAGACGCATCCatagactttaatttttgttctgTTTCTGAATTTACGTTCTTTAATAAAAGAGCGGTCCAAAGTAGTCTACACCCACGTGGGAAAATGCCGCTGATTCGGTGACTCGGAGATCTAGGTAAATTAGCCATTTTACCTTGCAGTATTACAGGCTGATGTCGAATGCATGTGAcacaatttttacaattttacgGATCTGGTTTTACCGTCTAGTAGCCAAAATTTGTGTCTAAGATTTGAAAGCGTACTCTGTATACCTGAATGgtataatttttcatgtgtttctctaataattaaatcggTAACATAATGACGTGAAGGTAATAAAATAGGATGTTTCTTTGAAAAGATATAGGAGCATGTTTCAAACGACCTCCTACTCTCAGTAGTCCATCTGAATCGATAAATGGTTGAGACATCGCAATCGTAAGTTCTTAGTCTCTCCGGTTTCCTTAATTTGTTTCGATTTCATAATGATATTGTTCGTTTTGAATCATagtcaagatttttatttcagttgataatttttcttctacgCTTAAAGATTTGTATTTGAaggcattatttttttaacattcgtAAACAATAAGAAAGGGAAATTATAAGTTTGGAATATGATGAAAATCGTTTAAACAAATTCTCAGTAGTGGCTAATAAACAGGTAATTTTTCGAGTACCTGGAAGTTCGGAAGGAACAGCAGGCTTTAAGATTAGGCCAATTAAGAGAGTCCTGTGAGAGCCACGTGGGACCTTCTAACcacattttgttatttaagaaTTCAGAAGGAAGTTGACCTCTAGATAAACAATCTGCCGGATTGTCTTTGGTTCTAACATGTCGCCATTCGACTTTACTGCAAAgagtttgaatttttgttaCGCGATTTGCTTCAAAGACCTTCAGAGAGTTAGGAGACCGTTTGAGCCATTGAAGTACAATAGTTGAATCAGACCAAAACGTAACTTtagaaatatcaaagtcaaaggAGGGAATTGTGTCTTTATATAATTTAGCAAGTAATAATGCTCCGCATAATTCTAATTTTGGAATTGTAACATCTTTGATGGGAGCAACTCGAGATTTAGAACAAACTAATTTTGTGAGTACGTTTCCGCGTTTATTTACTGATCTTATATAAATACAAGCACCATAGCCCACTTTACTAGCGTCACAAAATCCGTGCAATTGTATGTCAGTCGGATTGGGAAGTAAAATATTGCGCTCAATAGAAAAATCTTTAATCAGAGGTAATTGTTCAGCAAATTTACACCAGTGTAAATGTAGCTCTTGTGGGACCGCTTCATCCCAGTGGACCTTTAATTTCCAACATTCTTGAATGATGGTTTTTGCCGCTAATACTATAGGACCTAGAATTCCGATAGGgtcgaaaatttttgcaatatcAGATAGGATGGTTCGCTTAGTTATTTTTCGCGACGAGTCAATTGGTTTGactgtgtaaataaattcgtCCGTTAGAGAATTCCATGCAATGCCTAAAGTTTTAGAAATTGGATCATCATTGATAGCACAATCTAAATCTAAAGTTCTTTGATCGAAATTATTCAGTGCATGTTGATGATTTGAAGCCCATTGTCTGAGTTCAAATCCACCTTTTCGCACCAGTTGAATGATTTCATCacgcaattttaaaatttcggtCAAAGAATTAGATCCAGTTAATAGATTATCGACATAAAGATctcgttttaatatttttgaagctgCAGGAAAATTATG
This window harbors:
- the LOC123274227 gene encoding uncharacterized protein LOC123274227, which encodes MTSDIAQNVSAPGIHPDHHKFQRILYYHNNNISTFELKRVTFGVSAAPFLAIRTVNQLADDESHNFPAASKILKRDLYVDNLLTGSNSLTEILKLRDEIIQLVRKGGFELRQWASNHQHALNNFDQRTLDLDCAINDDPISKTLGIAWNSLTDEFIYTVKPIDSSRKITKRTILSDIAKIFDPIGILGPIVLAAKTIIQECWKLKVHWDEAVPQELHLHWCKFAEQLPLIKDFSIERNILLPNPTDIQLHGFCDASKVGYGACIYIRSVNKRGNVLTKLVCSKSRVAPIKDVTIPKLELCGALLLAKLYKDTIPSFDFDISKVTFWSDSTIVLQWLKRSPNSLKVFEANRVTKIQTLCSKVEWRHVRTKDNPADCLSRGQLPSEFLNNKMWLEGPTWLSQDSLNWPNLKACCSFRTSSDPNDPIALTPAHILIGRPLTMLPENDFSDVPDNRLNVWQFIIKARQAFLETLVFGIPP